Below is a genomic region from Methanobacterium sp..
GAAGGTTTGGGAATGGTCCCGAGTATTTATTCCTTCTATCGTAAGAAGTGGTTAGATAATATTTAACAATATCCCATAAAATTAAAACTCGCGGTACTTCAACAAAAAGCTTTCTTTTAATTTTGTTTCTTGTTTGAAGATCACGCTCAAGCTGTCTATTTATAATATCGTTATCATCCATGAGGTTGTTTTCTTTAAGAATTTCATTTAATTTTTCATTCTTTATGTCTTCTTCATCTTCAATATCTGAGGTTATTGAACCTGCAATATCTGACGCCGTTTTAAGAGCATTATCATAAATTTCAACGTTATTTCTATTTTTTAAAAATTTATCCATGACGTTATCCATAATTTCGTCCACTATTTCCTTTGCAAATTTTACATATGCAATTGAAAGAGCGGTTTGAACCTGTTTATCGTTTATGATGGCGGGTTTCTTTCTGTGAAATTGCAGAAATTCGATACGTGCATTACGGCCGTATTTCTTTCGAATTTCCCTTTCATAGTTCATTTCATCGTCCATATCCATATTGACTCTTTTTCTAATCCACCTGCCGTCTTCCAGTACTTTAACCACTAAAGAAACAGTTTTAACTATCCCTCTTTTTTCATGTTTTAGGACTCTAACGATGCTACGAAATGCTTCCCTTCCCATAGGTGCTAAATCAGACATCCTCACCATATATTCCCCAGATAAAGGCAAATACTTAAGTGTACCTAACCTGTAAACACCATGGTCATTTTTTTCTAATATCAGATCTGTAGCTCCACAGCTGCATGTTCCAGATTCCACAAATTCAATTTCGTGCCGTTTAAACTTCTTTTTACATGCACTGCAGGTTATGGTTGCAAGTTCTTCAAGGTGCCCGATTACAATTTTATGAGACGCAATAGACGATTTAACCCTATCTAATATATTTTTCTTAGCGGCAGCTTTCATTCTAAAGTATTGAGTCTGCCTTGAAACATCATGCATTTCTTCAGCTTTTAATTCAGTAATTGAGGAACGAGAAGATCTAATTAAAGACCTGTAGGGAGCTTTATAACCCTTGATCTCCATGGTATCTCTAAGTTCATACAGCTCGTCTAAATTTTCCTTTAAGTAATGATAAACTGTAATAAAGCTTTCGAAATCCCTAAGTTCTTCTACTTGTATCCTTTGACGCTTTATTTTGTCAAGAAATTTCTCAGCCCGTGCAATTAAAACAGATTCATTCATTTCGTTCCCAAACTATACTTTTATAAAAAAATAGCACTCGAAAGTCGTTTTTTTTTCGAGGGCTCAATCATACAAAATTCGCAGAATTTTGTAAGTCTATTTTATTTTCTCACCAACATGGGCATCTGCACTTAAAACGCTTAAACTGTCCGAAGTTGCAAGTATCATACCTTCAGATTTTATTCCGAATAATTTTGCTGGTTTCAAATTAACTAACACGACAACTTTCTGGCCTTTTATCTCTTCTGGAGCGTATTTTTTAGCAAGGCCTGCGACAACCTGTATTTTTTTCTCACCAGTGTCGACCATTAATTTTAATAAGTTTTCAGAGCCTTCAACACGTTCTGCTCCAATTATTTCAGAAATTCTTAAATCCATTTTTGCAAAATCATCTATACTTATAATGTCTTTCATAGTTTCAGTTTCCTCTAAATTATCATAAAGTGTTTTTTTTTCTTTTTTAATTATGCTATCATCAATTTTAGAAAATAATGGTTTCGGTTTACCAATTTCATGGCCTGCTAGAACAAATTCACTTGCAGTTTTCCAGTTGGTTGTTTCTTCTACATCTAAATTCATAATTTTCATTATTTTAGAAGCTCGGACTGGTATATATGGAGTTAAAATGACAGAAAGAACTTTTGCAAGCTGGTTACACAAGTAAATACAATTTGCCGCCTCTTCAGGATTTTCTTTTACGGCTTTCCATGGTTCCTTGTCATTGAAATATTTGTTACCGAACTTTGCAAGTCTAATTATTTCAATAAGACCTTCTCTGAATTTAAAATGCTCAATATTTTCTGAGACCACATCGGGAATGCTCAATATACTGTTTTTAAATTCTTCATCGTACTCGTCAAATTCTGACGGCTCTGGTATATTCCCGTCAAAGAACCTGTTTGTAAATGTGAAAGTTCGGTGCATGAAGTTTCCAAGCACGTCTGCAAGTTCATCGTTTACACGGCGCTGGAAGTCGTCCCATGAAAAATCAGTATCGCGGCCAAGGGGCGCATTTACAGTTAAGTAATATCTTACAATATCTGAATCAAATTTTTCAAGGAACTGCGATGCCCATATAACCCAGTTTTTGCTTGTTGACATCTTTCGGCCTTCAAGTGAAAGATATGCCCCTGCAACAACGTTATCCGGTAGTTTACATCCATAGCCCATAAGTAATGCAGGCCAGAATATAGAGTGATGGTATATAATATCTTTTCCTATAAAGTGAATTGCTTTATCGTTCCAGTAGTCTTCCCATGGTTTATTTTCTCTCCGGCTCCACTGTGCAGCCGATGATATGTATCCAAGGAAAGCTTCACCCCACACATAAATTATTTTGCCTTCAGCACCTTCAAGTGGGACGGGAATTCCCCATTCCATATCTCTTGTAAGTATCCAATCTTTTAAACCTTCTTTTATCCACTGAAGGGCATAATTTTTAACATTTGGAGGTAACTCATCATTTCCTTCTATCCATTCCCCTAAATCATTCTGGAAGTGACTTAATTTAAAGAAGTACTGTTTTGACTCCTTAATTTCGGGAGTAGAACTACATATAAGGCATGTTGGTTCTTCAAGCTGAATTGGGTCTAAATGCCTTCCGCATGTTTCACAGTGGTCTCCCCTTGCCCCTTCTCCTTTACAGTGAGGACAAATTCCTTCTACATACCTGTCAGGTAAAAATCTTTTACATGTGTTACAGTAAGGCTGTTTAATGACCTGTTCATAAATATAACCCTTTTCGTAAAGTTTTAAGAAAAAGTTCTGTGAAATTTCGTAATGAAGGGGATCAGTGGTCCTTGAAAAGTTATCAAAAGAAATATTGCATAGCTCAAGGTCACGCTTTATCATTTTATGAAACTTATCTGCAATTTCTTTAGGAGATTTTCCTATTTGCTCTGCCCTAACTGCAATAGGCGTTCCATGTTCGTCGCTTGCACAAACAAACAGGACATCAACATCATTCATCCGATTATAACGTGCGTAGATATCTGCTGGAATATATGTCGATCTCAAATGTCCTAAATGGCAGGGCCCATTTGCATAGGGCAGCGCGCTGGTAATAAATACTTTACTCAAATTTGTTCCTCCTTTATTAAAATGAACAACAAAGCCTTTAGACCTTGAAATTCATGATTTAAATTATAATAAGATATAAAAGCCCTTAAAAGTTGAAATAATAATCAATATGTTTTATATAAAATTTCTAAATTTAAATATATATTATTTTTCTATTTTCCTATTAATTTAAAATATAAAAGTCACCTATCTTTTTTTAAGTGGAACCCTTTAAAATATTTATTTACATCACGTGTCATATTTATGTATTCTTATATGAGGGTACTCCTTTTGTGAAATTCATATTACATGGAGGTAGTTATACAGTAACTATTTATAATGAAGAGAATCAGAAAGCATTAATCGTATGATACCAATGTCCTTTATAAATCCTTTATCTGATGAAGGAAAACAAATAGTCAGGGA
It encodes:
- a CDS encoding DUF530 domain-containing protein produces the protein MNESVLIARAEKFLDKIKRQRIQVEELRDFESFITVYHYLKENLDELYELRDTMEIKGYKAPYRSLIRSSRSSITELKAEEMHDVSRQTQYFRMKAAAKKNILDRVKSSIASHKIVIGHLEELATITCSACKKKFKRHEIEFVESGTCSCGATDLILEKNDHGVYRLGTLKYLPLSGEYMVRMSDLAPMGREAFRSIVRVLKHEKRGIVKTVSLVVKVLEDGRWIRKRVNMDMDDEMNYEREIRKKYGRNARIEFLQFHRKKPAIINDKQVQTALSIAYVKFAKEIVDEIMDNVMDKFLKNRNNVEIYDNALKTASDIAGSITSDIEDEEDIKNEKLNEILKENNLMDDNDIINRQLERDLQTRNKIKRKLFVEVPRVLILWDIVKYYLTTSYDRRNKYSGPFPNLRPNLDTNQLKAFVDFDKQVVGILKEYTDEKIEYMKDMKEVIAKKFEIENKIKGLHVKSNPPAVGAAILNITGKLSIEVASDIFSVDPENVKAEKEKIETFGKPTSKRAQKFLEMIKK
- the metG gene encoding methionine--tRNA ligase, with product MSKVFITSALPYANGPCHLGHLRSTYIPADIYARYNRMNDVDVLFVCASDEHGTPIAVRAEQIGKSPKEIADKFHKMIKRDLELCNISFDNFSRTTDPLHYEISQNFFLKLYEKGYIYEQVIKQPYCNTCKRFLPDRYVEGICPHCKGEGARGDHCETCGRHLDPIQLEEPTCLICSSTPEIKESKQYFFKLSHFQNDLGEWIEGNDELPPNVKNYALQWIKEGLKDWILTRDMEWGIPVPLEGAEGKIIYVWGEAFLGYISSAAQWSRRENKPWEDYWNDKAIHFIGKDIIYHHSIFWPALLMGYGCKLPDNVVAGAYLSLEGRKMSTSKNWVIWASQFLEKFDSDIVRYYLTVNAPLGRDTDFSWDDFQRRVNDELADVLGNFMHRTFTFTNRFFDGNIPEPSEFDEYDEEFKNSILSIPDVVSENIEHFKFREGLIEIIRLAKFGNKYFNDKEPWKAVKENPEEAANCIYLCNQLAKVLSVILTPYIPVRASKIMKIMNLDVEETTNWKTASEFVLAGHEIGKPKPLFSKIDDSIIKKEKKTLYDNLEETETMKDIISIDDFAKMDLRISEIIGAERVEGSENLLKLMVDTGEKKIQVVAGLAKKYAPEEIKGQKVVVLVNLKPAKLFGIKSEGMILATSDSLSVLSADAHVGEKIK